ATTTAGCTCGCAAATAAGCAGTGTCAGTAGGTGGACAATAAGTGCTGTCATAACCGACAGGCTCATAAGGCAAGTAATTGAATGGACCTGCGCTTAAGGAGTCATTAGAAGCATCCTGATCGCCACTTAAATTCAATAAGCCGTCGATTAATACACCTTGTGCACCTGCATAAGTGTTGTAAGTACCAACTAAAACGGTATCCGATTGATATGCACTTAAGTTACCAGAATATATCGCATTTAAAGTAGCAGTAAGGCCCCCACTTAAATTAACGGAAACTGGAAGGCTAGTGATGGTATTTTGCCCTAAGTTCTGGAATACCAAGCTTACCGCTGTTGTGCTATCACCGCAACCAGCTGCGGCAATGATCTCAGTTAAATAGGCATCATCTGTTTTAGGCGTGTACTCATCCGCACCCATATCTACGGTGGTAGAAGGGGCTTGTGGACGAATGTCGCCATCGATATCCACGGTAATACCAATACTGTTATCACCTACATCATTAGCTATAACTCCAAATACGTGAAGGTCTTCGGGGGCATTATTAAATAATGGATCACCATAAAGACTGTTCGCATTATGAACCGCATCAGCAGTTTGCCAATCGGCCAATGTAGTATGGGTAGACGTTCCAATATCAAAAGCATCGCTATTACCAGAGAGATATAAGTTGTAATCTACATGCTCCGATGCATTGAAATTATCGAAGGATTCAAAAGCAAAGTCTCCAGTAGAAACGAAGATGTTATTTACTACCCAAACTGTATCCTGATCATTGATCGCCATGGCTGGCTCTCCCATCACAGTGTTGTGGTATACTTCAATATTCTCAAAGTCATTTAAGTAAATACCATAATCAGTAGTACTACTAATCATGTTGTTCACCAATCGAGATGGAGTGGTAACTGCGTATCCATCGTTAATATCGCTTAGATAAACAGCATAGTCTGTAACGGCTATATGGTTTCCTTCGAGCAATACATTTTTCATGTCGAAGCAGTAGATACCATCCGTAGTTGCACGAGGCTTATCTATGGTATTGCCAATGAAGGAAATATTCTCCGCTTCATCTACATATATACCATAAGTATATTGTGAATACACATGGTTATCACGAATCATGATATGCATCGCAGGGTCATTGGTAGCGGTACCTTCAAGGTTTATACCGGTGTAACCTCCGATAATAGTGCTGGATTCAATGGTAAGGTAATCCACGTCTGCTCCTTCGGTAAAATCATTTTCATAGCTACCTGAAGTCAAGATTCCTATCACATCTGATCCTGAACCTGTAGTGTCCACTATTACGGTGGTATTGCTGATAGTTACAGTATCGGAGTTACCCATCAATAGGATACCAAATGCTTCTGAGCTACCATTATTAACAATAGTCATAGCATTTAAGGTAACCTGAGAGGTGTTCTCAATTAAGACCGCAGTTTGATGTGACTGACCATTGTAAATCAATGTATCCGATCCACCGGTACCATTAAAGGTGATGGTATTGGTTCCGGAAACACCGGCTACACTTTGGAGGTGTAATTTATCTACATAGGTGCCCGCCTGTACATTAAATACCACTGGTCCGCTAATACCGCAACCATTCAAAACGGCAGCCACAGAATCAAAGCTTGGGAAATCATCACTTGGACTCGTACCAATAGTGTAGGTACCACCCGCCAATGGTGATGTACATGGAGTTTTAAATGAAATTGGCCCCACCCAAAGGCCGTTATTACAAGTATCCTGTACATATACATCGTAATAGTTGTTGGGTGTTAATGATCCAAGAGTGTAAGGAGGATTAACTCCGCTATTCACATTTCCGGCGCTGGTATTGGTTCCTTGCAAGAAGCCTTGAGTTCCCCAAGCCACATTATATTGACCACCATAGGAGCTCCAATCTAAATCTATAGAGGTTGGACTAAGATTAGAGGAAGTAAAGAGTAAAGGAGCGCTGCAATTAGAAGCTTCTGCAATTTCGATATCGTCAATAGACATATCGGAATAGTAACTAGTTCCTCGCTCTCCACGGAATCGTACATGAATAGTATCATTAACAAATGCTGCCAGATTTAACTCCATCAGGTTCCAATCATCGGCACCGGATGTATCCTGCTCACCTTCTATTAAGTAATAGTCTGTATACCAAATACCATTATGCTCAATATCAATATGCAGATTACCCATGCTTGAACCATACATATGATACCAGAAGTATAAACTAGGTTCAGTTAAGGAGCTTAAATCAAATGCAGGAGAAGTAAGGTTCGCTTCCGAACCGGTGCTTCCACTTGAAGTTTCAAGGAACCAGTATTTACCACCAGAAGTTCCGAGAGTATGATCGTAATCCGGACCGGTACTGGTAGAGTTTAGGTCTGTACCATCAGCTTCCTCGATTTCCCATCCTGGAGCAGAGGTACGATCCGAGGTCCAACAGTTATCAAATGCCAGGCTAGAACCGATAGTTAAATCTTCTAGGTCGAAAAGAACCGGAGTGGCAAATACCGCTAAACACTCTGTGCGGAAGGTAAAAGGTCCAGACCAAATACTAGTCCCGTCTGCGCCTCCACAAATATCACGGATATAGAACTCATACTCGGTATTAGGACTAAGACCATAAATAGTGGTATTGGTAACAGTAACAGTGTCACCAAATCGAGCAGTACCCACAGTAAATCCAGTAGTATCTACTTGAATCTCAAAACTTAAACCAGAGCCAGCAGTCCAGCTAAAGGATGCGTCATGAGAACTGGCACTATCGAGAATAACCGCATTAGAAGCCGCACAACTAGGAATTGGGCGAACCTCAAAATTGTCTACCATAGCGTCTACATCACCTGGGTCATTAACGGTGCCTTCAGTGGCCCAAATGGCAAAGCGAACTACTCCGCTGTAAGATGTTAATGGATAAATCAGATGGTTCCCACCTGGTAGGGTTTTAAAGGTCTGATCTATCGTATCTAAGGCATTCCAGTTGGCACCATTATCGGTAGAGATAAGCACTTGAATCATATCATCAGAACCGATAGAATCTGGGGTGCTGTTGCCAAAATCAAATACACCAAAGTCAAATTCCATTTGCATTGGAATCGTAGATCCCAGATCATAAGAAGGAGTTAAAATCCACTCATTTTTACTGGCGGCATACATATTTACTTTAACCGCTCCTGTGGTTCCAATATTGGCAAAACCATCGCTGATCCAAGAGCCTGATCCAAGACCAGTCGGACCGGTAGAAGGGTCTCCGTCACCCGCTTCATCCCAACATACATCAGGAACAAATCCGGCTGAAAAATCCTCTACATGAGGAGGAATAATTGGCGCACATCCTGTAGTAAAGGAATAAGGCCCGTTCCAAGTGGAATAACCATCTCCTGCTGTAGTACAGTTATTACGGATATAAACGTCATAGGTAGACTGTGGTGCCAAACTAATAGAACATGAAGGATCTAAAGCATCTGAAATCAATAGCGGTCCGTTCACTTCGTTAGCAAGACATCCAGTACCTTGGGTAAATCCTGTTGGACCCCATTCTACTTGCACAGAGTCGGAAGTACTAGTGAAGTTCATTACCGCACTATTATGGCTAATAGAACTGAAGGTAGCGCCGTAAATTTTAGGACATGGAGGAATGACTTCGTAATGGAAATCATCAATGTAAATATCATCATAAGTACCCCCGCCACGATTGTGAATAAGAGCGATGTATTTATCGGTGCCATTGTATCCAAGTGCAGTAGTTAAAGGAATGGCAACTTCCTGCCAGGTATTGCTGCTAATGATATCGATGGTGTCAATAAATGTTGCTACTGCACCAGGAAGGTTCGTGTTTAAAGTGGCAACAATCAAGTCTGTATTGGCATCGTTAGCGGCCAACATAAATCGGATCTGCTTGTCACCGGCTACCATATCCGAAAACTCGGGACTAATAGCTAATAATGTATCTGTTGTTGAACTTCCAGAATTATAGATCTCCAAGACATTAGAGCCGCTGAAAGGCTGGGTAGCATTAGTGCTGCTCAGAGTCTCTACCCTACCATAAGCAGATGAATAGGTATGGAAATCTATCCAACAAGGTTCAAAGTCCCCGTCACTTGTAGCATCGAAATCTGTGAAGTACGGTGCCGTATAGGGAGCGCAAGTAGTGGTAAATGAGAAAGGACCACTCCAAGTAGAATAGCCATCTCCCGCTGTAGTACAGTTGTTACGAATGTAAACATCATAAGTAGTAACAGGAGCCAGGCTAGTTGCACAAGTAGGATCTAAGGCATCCGAAATGGTAACAGGTCCATTAACTGCATTGCCTATACACCCCGTTCCTTTGGTAAATCCGGCAGGGCCCCATTCAACTTGCACAGAATCGGAAGTGCTGCTGAAGTTCATCACCGCACTATTAAAGCTCACATTCGTAAAGCTAGCCGTCAAAATTCTTGGACACGCAGGGATCACCTCATAATTGAAGTCATCAATGTAAATATCATCATAGGTACCACCACCGCGATTGTGAATCAAAGCGATGTACTTGTCCGTACCATTATAGCCATTAGCACTGGTTAAGGGAACTGCAACTTCCTGCCAGGTATTGTTTGCCGCAATATCAATGGTATCAATAATTGTAGCAATAGCGCCAAGGCTATTTGTGCTTAAAGTAGCTACGATAAGATCAGTACTGGCATCGCTAGCGGCCAACATAAAACGGATTTGTTTGTCGCCGGCAGTCATATCCGCAAACTCGGGAGTTATGGCCAGAATTGTATCGGTTAAAGAGCTAAAGGAATTATAAATCTCCAATACATTTCCTCCGCTAAAAGGCTGGGTAGCATTACCACTAGTCAGGGCTTCTACTCTACCGTATGCAGAGGAATAGGTGTGGTAATCTGCCCAACAGGGCTCAAAATCTCCATCGCTGGTGATATCGAAATTAGTGAAGTATGGGGCGGTGAAAGGAACACAGCTTGTAATAAAGGCGAAAGGACCCCTCCAAACACTTAGGTTTCCGGTGGCGGTGCTATCTCTCAGCCAAACCTCGTAATGAGTGGCCGGGCTTAAGCTGTTAAGGGTTGCCGTGGACTGACCACTAAAAACATTTTTAGTCGCATTAGGCCAATAGAATCCAGCTGGACCAACCACAATCTGAGTATGAGGACTTACTGATGTCCAGGCTACATCAACAGAAGTAGCAGTAACATTAGAAATACTCGCTGATGTTGGAGCAGCGGTAGTAGTTGAAATGATACTTACTTGGTCCAAACCCAGACCATCTCCGCTAGTTAGGCCAACATCATCCTTTTCGCTCCAGCGAATTTGAGTGGTGGCACTAAAGTTTTGACTGTTAGCAGTAAGGATAGAATCAATTTTCAAATCGGCTCGCTGCCAATCTGAAGGACTACCATTGTTCCAATCAAAAATTGTAATCCAGGTATCACTGTCGCTTCCTCTTAAAAAAACTTGATCAATCGCGTCTTCTTCATCCGCAAAATCGGCATAATAGAAGCTCAGATAAATATCTTCCGGATCTGTTGCATTTACATTCGAAAGATCAATAGTTAAGATAAGGTTTGCAGTATCTGACCGGGTTACAGATGCAACTCCTAAAGATGTGCCTTGGAAATCACCAGTAATTCCACTGGTACCAGATGGTATTCCCATTTCCATTACGGCACTGGTGCCTGGTCCTTCAAAAGACCATTTAGCAGAAGGATCGCAAATAAAAACAGAATCGGTGTTGATTGTCCCCGAAAGGGAATTGAAACTCTGGACATAGGGCAGGCTTGCAGGCGTACTCAAATTACATTGAGCATTGGCACCCACATAACTTACCAAGCCCAAGAGGCTTAGTATTACTTTCTTCATTTTATAGGTATTTTTTACAGTAAAAAGCTGTGACCGAAAAAGCATAGGGTGGCTTTCGGCACAGGGCAGGGACCAAATAAACTTTAAGGTTGCAGAGTAAAGTTTATTTAGTAAAATCTTAATCTCAGGATATGCTACATAGGCGGAGAAATTATAGTTAAATAGGGCTGCACTAATATACTGATAATCGAATCACTTGATTCAAGGCAAACTAGTTAACGTGTTTGCATTAATTCATCTACAGCTTTCCGAACGAATCCCTTTAGAGAGTCAGGGATTTAATTTACAAACACTTAAAGTAGTCGAAAGGCTCTTTGCAGTCTTCGCACTTGTAAAGCGCTTTGCAGGCGGTTGAGCCAAATTGAGAAACCATAGTGGTATTGCGCGATTTGCAGCGAGGGCACATTACTTTTTTGGCCTCTCCAAATAAGACAGACTTGTCGGCAGAGCTGCCTTCCGGAGGTGCAATGCCATATTCTTGAAGCTTGGCTTTACCCTCATCTGTCATCCAATCGGTGGTCCAGGGGGGTGATATTAAGGTTTTGATTTCCACCTCATTATAACCCGCCTCTTCCAAGGCCCATTGGATATTGCTTTCGATTTCATTCATGGCCGGACAGCCAGAATAGGTAGGCGTAATGCTAACAATGACCTTCTGATCCTCGACTTCCACTTCTCGAACTACACCCATATCCACTACAGTAAGTACCGGAATCTCCGGGTCTGCAACGTTTTTGAGAATTTTCCAGATAGCTTCTGTCATGGCTTGTCACTCTATATCTAACAATTAAATGAATGCGCAAGAATGCACAAACAGGTTCTTCTGTCGCCTGACTTTCAATGGAGTGGATTGGTGTTTCCTACCAAGTAGCCTCGGGGTACATGCGTGGCAAATGCTGCATAACAGCTAATACATAACCTAAATATTCGCTATGCTCTCCTTGCTTACCACCACTTTGCATCCAACCATCTTCAGGGCGTTCCAAAGTCGCAAGACTGAGAATTTCATTTACTTTTTGATCCCACTGCACTTTAATATCAGTAAGATTCACTGCAATTCCTTCGGCCAACAAAGCTTCGTCAATGGCATCCATGCTAAACAACTCGCCGGTCCACTCCCAAAGATCATTTAAGGCAGTTTGCGCACGCTGATGACTTTCTTCGGTGCCATCGCCCAATCGAATCACCCATTCTGCACTCCACTGTGCATGGTAGGTAATTTCCTTAATCGCTTTGTGAGCAATTTCTTTCAAGCGATTATCGGTACTATTCAAAAGAGCTGAATAGAAAAAGTAATTGTAGGTATCAAATAAAAACTGACGCACAATAGTCTTACCCCAATCTCCATTTTCCAACTCTACCAATAAGCAATTATGGTATTCGGTTTCGGGACGGAGAAAGGCCATCTTATCTTCCGTATAATCGCCTCCTTTTTGCTCCGCTGCATATTGCATTAACATGCGGGCCTGCCCTAATTGGTCCAGGGCAATATTGGAAAGAGCGATATCTTGCTCAAGGATAGGACCATGCCCACACCACTCCCCTAATCGCTGTCCAAGGATTAAGGCATTATCGCCCAAACGGAGGGTATATTCTAATAATTGTGCTTTCAAGATGCTTGATTTTACAAGATCAGGGGTCTACATATGACCTACCTCATCCGGAATTTCATAAAAAGTAGGATGACGATAAACTTTGTCATCCGAAGGGGTGAATAAGGGTTCTGCTTCATCTGGTGAAGAGGCAGTTATTGCTTCCGAGGGTACTACCCAAATGCTAACTCCTTCGCTGCGACGCGTATATACATCGCGAGCATTCTTGATGGCCATTTCGGCATCAGGAGCGTGTAAACTACCCACATGTTTGTGGCTCAATCCGTTTCGGGAGCGAATAAAAATCTCCCAAATTTTCCAATTGTCTTTGCTACTCATAGCTATGTACTTGGGCCGAAATGGCCGGTTTGGTCTTTTACAAAAATGGCTTAGGCTGCGCTGCCTTCTTTGGCTTTGCGTGCGGCTTGCTTTTCAGCATAGGCATTAGCGGCTTCGCGAACCCATTCTCCTTTGGCATGAGCTTCTTGGCGAGCACGCAAACGCTGCTTATTGCATTTACCATTTCCCTTAATCACCTGGTAGAACTCTGCCCAGTCGATAGTCCCGAAGTCATAATGACCGCGCTCCTCATTCCATTTCAAATCCGGATCCGGAACAGTAAGTCCTAAATACTCAGCTTGTGGAATGGTTTTATCGATGAACTCCTGACGCAACTCATCATTACTCTTACGCTTAATCTTCCATTTCATGGATTGCGCAGAGTTGGGAGAATTGTCATCAGTGGGCCCGAACATCATTAAGGATGGCCACCACCAGCGATTTAAGGCATCTTGAGCCATTTGCTTTTGCTCGGGCGTGCCTTGAGCCAAGGTCATAAGGATTTCATATCCCTGGCGTTGGTGGAAACTTTCCTCTTTACAAATCCGCACCATAGCGCGGCTGTAAGGACCATAAGAAGTACGGCATAACATTACCTGATTGGCAATGGCCGCTCCATCTACCAGCCAGCCAATGGCACCTATATCGGCCCAGGTTGGAGTGGGATAATTGAATATACTCGAGTATTTTGCCTTTCCGGTCAAGAGATCATCAACCATATCCATACGGTCGGCTCCTAAAGTTTCGGCGGCGCTATAGAGGTATAATCCGTGACCTGCTTCATCTTGCACTTTTGCCAATAAAGCTACTTTACGGCGCAAAGATGGTGCGCGGGTAATCCAATTGGCTTCAGGCAACATTCCGACTACTTCCGAATGCGCATGCTGTGAAATCTGTCGAATTAGGGTCTTCCGGTACTTTTCCGGCATCCAGTCTTTCGGCTCCACCTTGTTCTCTCCGTCAACATAGGCCTGAAAGCGCTCCTCCAAATTCATTTCTTTGGTCATAATCGTCTTTTTTGAGAGGGTTACAAAGATAGCATCTATACTTAAAACTAAGCTGATTTGGAATTGTTCCAAAGGCCTTTAGAACGTACTTTTGCCAAAATAGATAGATTCTATGCTTAACTTTTTCAAAAAGGTCAAAAAGGCTCCTTCCTCTTTATTTAGCGCAGAGAAAAAACACAGCCGACCTACTTTACACGATTTAACAGTATTAGATATATGTCGGGAAACCCCCGACTGCGTTTCCGTTGCTTTTGAAGTTCCCGCTGAATTAAGCGAGATCTACCACTTCAAGCCAGGACAATACCTCACTCTCGAAGCTAAGATCGATGGCGAAGCCGTTCGTCGCTCCTACTCTTTATGTTCTAGCCCTTTTGATGGTGAGCTAAGAGTTGCCATTAAAGAAGTGGAAGGGGGTAAATTCAGCACCTGGGCCAACCAAAAGCTTACGGTAGGCACCCAAATGCGCGTAATGACTCCGGAAGGAAATTTCACCGCGAGTATTGACCCTCGTGAAAAACACAATTATGTGGGTTTCGCTGCCGGATCCGGAATTACTCCCGTTTACAGCATTTTGAAATCGGTATTGGAAAATGAGCCCGAGTCTACCTTCACCCTATTTTACGGGAATAAATCGGCCCAATCCGTAATTTTTAAAGAGCAAATCGAAGCGCTGAAAAATCAGTACATGAACCGTTTGGAAGTGCATCATGTATTGAGCCGCGAAGATCAGGGTACCGATTACTTAAAAGGACGTATCGACGCTTTAAAATGTAAAGTTTTTGCGGAGCGATTTTTTGATATTTCTGAAGTAGATGGCTATTTCCTATGTGGCCCTGAGGCCATGATTAATGGAGTTAGCGAAGAGCTACAGAGCTTGGGCGCTGATAAGAGCCGCATCCACTACGAACTCTTTAATACTCCAGCCCAAAGTCTGGCCGGAAAAACCAAGGTTAGCAGCCAAGAAAAAAGCGCTAAGCTGGATTCTAAAATCACCGTGATTCTGGATGGTGATGAAACACATTTCGACCTCAATAGCGATGGCGATTGCATCCTTGATGCTGCATTAGACGCTGGTGCCGATGTTCCTTATGCCTGCAAAGGAGCGGTTTGCTGTACCTGTCGCGCTAAGGTGATTGAAGGCGAAGTGGAGATGGAAATGAACTACGCCCTTGAAGATGATGAGGTGGAAGACGGCTATGTACTTACTTGCCAAAGTCACCCTCGCACCGAAAAGGTGGTTGTTAGCTTCGACGATTAAAATCCTTTAATCCTCTTTTAATTTCATATCCACGTGCATTACCATCACGTCTGGATAGGATTCTCCTATGGTTTCAAAACCAAAGGAAGTATAAAAGCTTTCCAGGTATTGTTGGGCCTGTATTTTTACAGGTGCTTCGGGCCATTGCTTTTTTAAATCGGCCAAAGCCCTGCTTACCAGTTCACGGCCAATCCCTTTATTGCGATTTTCTTTGGCCAATACGATTCGGCCTAAACTGGCTTCTGGATAAACGGTATTGGGTGGACAAATACGGGCATAGGCAATAAGCTCCGTCCCCTCCCATGCAAAAAGATGTCGACTCTGGAGATCGTGCTCATCTACCTCCGGATAGGGGCAGCCTTGTTCCACTACAAACACATCTGTACGCAGTTTATAGGCTTCAAAAAGTTCTCGGGTAGTCAGCTGTTCCCAATTCTTAGTAGACCAAATCATGCTTTAAAAATACG
The Croceimicrobium hydrocarbonivorans genome window above contains:
- a CDS encoding PKD domain-containing protein is translated as MKKVILSLLGLVSYVGANAQCNLSTPASLPYVQSFNSLSGTINTDSVFICDPSAKWSFEGPGTSAVMEMGIPSGTSGITGDFQGTSLGVASVTRSDTANLILTIDLSNVNATDPEDIYLSFYYADFADEEDAIDQVFLRGSDSDTWITIFDWNNGSPSDWQRADLKIDSILTANSQNFSATTQIRWSEKDDVGLTSGDGLGLDQVSIISTTTAAPTSASISNVTATSVDVAWTSVSPHTQIVVGPAGFYWPNATKNVFSGQSTATLNSLSPATHYEVWLRDSTATGNLSVWRGPFAFITSCVPFTAPYFTNFDITSDGDFEPCWADYHTYSSAYGRVEALTSGNATQPFSGGNVLEIYNSFSSLTDTILAITPEFADMTAGDKQIRFMLAASDASTDLIVATLSTNSLGAIATIIDTIDIAANNTWQEVAVPLTSANGYNGTDKYIALIHNRGGGTYDDIYIDDFNYEVIPACPRILTASFTNVSFNSAVMNFSSTSDSVQVEWGPAGFTKGTGCIGNAVNGPVTISDALDPTCATSLAPVTTYDVYIRNNCTTAGDGYSTWSGPFSFTTTCAPYTAPYFTDFDATSDGDFEPCWIDFHTYSSAYGRVETLSSTNATQPFSGSNVLEIYNSGSSTTDTLLAISPEFSDMVAGDKQIRFMLAANDANTDLIVATLNTNLPGAVATFIDTIDIISSNTWQEVAIPLTTALGYNGTDKYIALIHNRGGGTYDDIYIDDFHYEVIPPCPKIYGATFSSISHNSAVMNFTSTSDSVQVEWGPTGFTQGTGCLANEVNGPLLISDALDPSCSISLAPQSTYDVYIRNNCTTAGDGYSTWNGPYSFTTGCAPIIPPHVEDFSAGFVPDVCWDEAGDGDPSTGPTGLGSGSWISDGFANIGTTGAVKVNMYAASKNEWILTPSYDLGSTIPMQMEFDFGVFDFGNSTPDSIGSDDMIQVLISTDNGANWNALDTIDQTFKTLPGGNHLIYPLTSYSGVVRFAIWATEGTVNDPGDVDAMVDNFEVRPIPSCAASNAVILDSASSHDASFSWTAGSGLSFEIQVDTTGFTVGTARFGDTVTVTNTTIYGLSPNTEYEFYIRDICGGADGTSIWSGPFTFRTECLAVFATPVLFDLEDLTIGSSLAFDNCWTSDRTSAPGWEIEEADGTDLNSTSTGPDYDHTLGTSGGKYWFLETSSGSTGSEANLTSPAFDLSSLTEPSLYFWYHMYGSSMGNLHIDIEHNGIWYTDYYLIEGEQDTSGADDWNLMELNLAAFVNDTIHVRFRGERGTSYYSDMSIDDIEIAEASNCSAPLLFTSSNLSPTSIDLDWSSYGGQYNVAWGTQGFLQGTNTSAGNVNSGVNPPYTLGSLTPNNYYDVYVQDTCNNGLWVGPISFKTPCTSPLAGGTYTIGTSPSDDFPSFDSVAAVLNGCGISGPVVFNVQAGTYVDKLHLQSVAGVSGTNTITFNGTGGSDTLIYNGQSHQTAVLIENTSQVTLNAMTIVNNGSSEAFGILLMGNSDTVTISNTTVIVDTTGSGSDVIGILTSGSYENDFTEGADVDYLTIESSTIIGGYTGINLEGTATNDPAMHIMIRDNHVYSQYTYGIYVDEAENISFIGNTIDKPRATTDGIYCFDMKNVLLEGNHIAVTDYAVYLSDINDGYAVTTPSRLVNNMISSTTDYGIYLNDFENIEVYHNTVMGEPAMAINDQDTVWVVNNIFVSTGDFAFESFDNFNASEHVDYNLYLSGNSDAFDIGTSTHTTLADWQTADAVHNANSLYGDPLFNNAPEDLHVFGVIANDVGDNSIGITVDIDGDIRPQAPSTTVDMGADEYTPKTDDAYLTEIIAAAGCGDSTTAVSLVFQNLGQNTITSLPVSVNLSGGLTATLNAIYSGNLSAYQSDTVLVGTYNTYAGAQGVLIDGLLNLSGDQDASNDSLSAGPFNYLPYEPVGYDSTYCPPTDTAYLRAKSITGVNYAWFASNSVNDTVPIATGDTLAVPTAGAQSTYYLKYESAQDSLGTPFVGGNNQNGNCFDILPSANIELTALDLSIIGTGPQDVMVYYRPGTHVGHEASLSGWIRLDSLTVNANGSGNPTYVPLSTPATLYAGNTYAIMVVAVGVNLNYTDGTAVGTVLAQNDYLTIFEGAGISWPLSSVFTPRFWNGRLYYNTIACSDMRVPVQLTAGADTATAAFSVGGSQPNFTFDASASVNADTYTWDFGDGNTGTGVSTSHTYTSNGVYNVVLTVNDTTDCYSVAMDSTTIEVNIGLEENPLQTSLAVYPNPASDYINVEFDVLNSANAKIRLLDAQGRALSESNERAQGDQFRYRLDVSQLASGVYILEIESGDRTAQERISIR
- the paaD gene encoding 1,2-phenylacetyl-CoA epoxidase subunit PaaD; this translates as MTEAIWKILKNVADPEIPVLTVVDMGVVREVEVEDQKVIVSITPTYSGCPAMNEIESNIQWALEEAGYNEVEIKTLISPPWTTDWMTDEGKAKLQEYGIAPPEGSSADKSVLFGEAKKVMCPRCKSRNTTMVSQFGSTACKALYKCEDCKEPFDYFKCL
- the paaC gene encoding 1,2-phenylacetyl-CoA epoxidase subunit PaaC, with translation MKAQLLEYTLRLGDNALILGQRLGEWCGHGPILEQDIALSNIALDQLGQARMLMQYAAEQKGGDYTEDKMAFLRPETEYHNCLLVELENGDWGKTIVRQFLFDTYNYFFYSALLNSTDNRLKEIAHKAIKEITYHAQWSAEWVIRLGDGTEESHQRAQTALNDLWEWTGELFSMDAIDEALLAEGIAVNLTDIKVQWDQKVNEILSLATLERPEDGWMQSGGKQGEHSEYLGYVLAVMQHLPRMYPEATW
- the paaB gene encoding 1,2-phenylacetyl-CoA epoxidase subunit PaaB, giving the protein MSSKDNWKIWEIFIRSRNGLSHKHVGSLHAPDAEMAIKNARDVYTRRSEGVSIWVVPSEAITASSPDEAEPLFTPSDDKVYRHPTFYEIPDEVGHM
- the paaA gene encoding 1,2-phenylacetyl-CoA epoxidase subunit PaaA yields the protein MTKEMNLEERFQAYVDGENKVEPKDWMPEKYRKTLIRQISQHAHSEVVGMLPEANWITRAPSLRRKVALLAKVQDEAGHGLYLYSAAETLGADRMDMVDDLLTGKAKYSSIFNYPTPTWADIGAIGWLVDGAAIANQVMLCRTSYGPYSRAMVRICKEESFHQRQGYEILMTLAQGTPEQKQMAQDALNRWWWPSLMMFGPTDDNSPNSAQSMKWKIKRKSNDELRQEFIDKTIPQAEYLGLTVPDPDLKWNEERGHYDFGTIDWAEFYQVIKGNGKCNKQRLRARQEAHAKGEWVREAANAYAEKQAARKAKEGSAA
- the paaE gene encoding 1,2-phenylacetyl-CoA epoxidase subunit PaaE; amino-acid sequence: MLNFFKKVKKAPSSLFSAEKKHSRPTLHDLTVLDICRETPDCVSVAFEVPAELSEIYHFKPGQYLTLEAKIDGEAVRRSYSLCSSPFDGELRVAIKEVEGGKFSTWANQKLTVGTQMRVMTPEGNFTASIDPREKHNYVGFAAGSGITPVYSILKSVLENEPESTFTLFYGNKSAQSVIFKEQIEALKNQYMNRLEVHHVLSREDQGTDYLKGRIDALKCKVFAERFFDISEVDGYFLCGPEAMINGVSEELQSLGADKSRIHYELFNTPAQSLAGKTKVSSQEKSAKLDSKITVILDGDETHFDLNSDGDCILDAALDAGADVPYACKGAVCCTCRAKVIEGEVEMEMNYALEDDEVEDGYVLTCQSHPRTEKVVVSFDD
- a CDS encoding GNAT family N-acetyltransferase, with amino-acid sequence MIWSTKNWEQLTTRELFEAYKLRTDVFVVEQGCPYPEVDEHDLQSRHLFAWEGTELIAYARICPPNTVYPEASLGRIVLAKENRNKGIGRELVSRALADLKKQWPEAPVKIQAQQYLESFYTSFGFETIGESYPDVMVMHVDMKLKED